A stretch of DNA from Triticum dicoccoides isolate Atlit2015 ecotype Zavitan chromosome 2A, WEW_v2.0, whole genome shotgun sequence:
gaaccgttcttacctacgcatcaaaaaccacaacgtggtatagtgattgctctttgatcttcagaaagaaccatgttcattgaatccgattcaactaaagttggataaactgacacccactagccacctatgtgcgaagcacgttggtagaaccagtctcgcgtaagcgtacacgtaatgtcggtctgagccgcttcatccaataataccgctgaatcaagaatcaactagtgacggcaagcgatATGTATataccacgcccacaactcctttgtgttctactcgtgcatataacatctatgcatagacccggctcgaatgccactgttggagaacgcactatttcaaaaaaaatcctacgatcatgcaagatctatctaggagatgcatatcaacgagaggggagagtgtgtctacgtaccctcgtagaccgaaagcggaagcgtttatcaacgcagttgatgtagttgtacaccttcacgatccgtcctgatcaagtaccaaatgtacggcacctccgcgttcagcacacgttcagctcaatgacatcctctccttcttgatccagcaagacgggcgaagtagtagatgagttccggcagcacgacggcgtggtgacggtgttggtgaagaacaatctccggagggcttcgcctaagcactatgaaaactatgacagaggataaactagaggggacggggttgccgacacacggcttggtgtttcttgatctgtattgggtgctagccctacccctctatttatatgttgagccttggggccgaaacttggagtaaaagcctacacaaagtcggtttcacccgaaaggcaagaatccttctcggactccaggaccagatgccagggaccctggcgtctagcccctggactccgcaaaacttccttttgctctttccaaaaaccttgtgggctttcccctttggcccaaataaagtgttctagtaccccttctggtgaattccagaacccttccagagaccaaacactattatcccatatatcaatctttatctccggaccattccggagttactcgtcatgtctgtgatctcatccgggactctgaacaacattcggtcaccaacatacataactcatatagtatcatatcgtcaacgaacgttaagcgtgcggaccctgcgggttcgagaactatgtagacatgaccgagacacctctctggtcaataaccaatagcggaacctggatgcccatattggctcctacatattctacgaagatctttatcggccgaacctcataacaacatacgctgttccctttgtcattggtatgttacttgcccgagattcgatagtcagtatctcaatacctagttcaatctcgttaccgacaagtctctttactcattctgtaatgcatcatcccgcaactaactcattagtcacattgcttgcaaggcttatagtgatgatcattaccgagagggcccagagatacctctccgatacatggagtgacaaatcctaatctcgatctatgccaactcagcaaacaccatcggatacacctgtagagcatatttataatcacccagttacattgtgacgtttgatagcacactaagtgttcctccagtattcgggagttgcgtaatctcatagtcataggaacatgtataagtcatgaagaaagcaatagcaacaaactaaacgatcatcgtgctaagctaacggatgggtcaatcacatcattctctaatgatgtgatcccgtttcatcaaatgacaactctttgtccatggctaggaaacttaaccatctttgattaacgagctagtcaagtagaggcatactagtgacactttgtttgtctatgtattcacacatgtaataagtttccggttaatacaattctagcatgaataataaaaatgtatcatgatataaggaaatataaataacaactttattgttgcctctagggcatatttccttcacatacaacactctcaaatggtgctcatgcttcctcaagctgcatgtgtatgatgctggccacagattctcatcataaactttgcctttgaatttctttttaaaattccgcgctaggtgtcgcatacattccccatgttccactccagggaatacaatttctactgcagtttctaaacccttgcaagcatctgtgtgTATAACTAAACCTGAGGGTGTACCTATAATGTTGCGCAACTGCTGCAAAAACCAGACCCAACTCTCCTCACTCTCTACCTCcaacacaccaaatgcaactgggaatagccagttgtgtccatcaactgcagaagctgctGCTAGCTGGCCTCTCCATCTTCCATTCAAAGCAGTCACATCGACAGCCAAATAGGGCCTACAACCATTCAGAAACCCctgccagcaagccttgaaacaaacaaaaaCACTCCTGAAGCACTCCTTCTCCATTGCCTTCCCTTTTAATTTGTACTTaactgtatgcttgtcaatctctacaacactccctgCACTAGCCGTCTCCACTTCAGCTTTGAAGGTGTAAAGCAACTGAAAACTCTCATTCCATGGACCATTAATCCTATCAAGAGCCCTTTCCTTAGCATAGAAAATCTTCATGTATTGTACATTAATCTTGTACTTCTCAAATAGCTTCCCATGGAGTGTTGTTGGACCAATTGTTGGTGTttccctcacccaatccaagattgcatctgccacccacctagtcTTTGTAAGCTTAGATTTGTCCTTTCCCCTCCCCCTCCAGGTGGGCAAGTGTGCTTGTGTGGGTTGCTTTTTATCTGGAACAAAATGAAAAATGATGTCAAATACAATTAAAAAATAGTACACATGATCTGAATATAGAATGGATAAATAATCTGATAACAATATTCAGTTGTAATACCTGAATCAATTTGCTCTTTCGCATAGTGGATGCATGCAACCTCCACCTACACCTATCATAAGGGAAATGAACAGTGAATCTTCCTGGCTCACTCCTATCAACCTCATAAGAGTTTTCAGTGAGAATGCAATATGTAGTCACTGCATTACGACAGTCCACCATCGATTCGAATACGGTTCCTGGAGTAAGGCCAGGATTCtccctgttccactcaattgttggcatgtgCTCACCATCATATTCTTGTTAAACTAAGGAGTCGGTGTTCTCCTCCCTCTCTTCATCATCAATGTCATCAAATCTAGCACAACTGCTAGGCTCCTATGCATATTCATCTTTCACTGCATGTTGACTGACTCTGTCTACCGGTTCAGGGAATAGaatctcatcctcatcatcatgtcgAGGCACTTCCTCGTCAGGCTCTGCATCTACTTCTACATCAGGTGCAGAAGGGAGAGGAGAAGTGGCAGAATTAGCGGCAGCCGACATGTTGTGGCTTTCAGAACCACTAGCTTTACTTGGTCTCGACCTACAAGGAGTGTGAGGATGCTCGCTATTAGCAGAGATAGATGATGTTTGAAAACCCTTCGGGATACGTTGTTTGCGTGGTCGAAGCACACAGATATGGATTTTACCGAAACGGCTGTCAACATTCAAACTAAATAGCAATCCCAGATGCTCATCACAAGTTAATGGGACAAATCTCTGCTCGGTACTGTCGAAATATCTCAGTTCAACAGCATCGACATGGCTCCACAGATACTCACAACAGAGTGCCTCACGGAAATCTCTGAACGAAACGCGGGTTTCTACCACTTTAGGATAGAAAAATCCAGAAATCACACACGGTTTAGTTCCACGCAGCTCGCTAGTTTCCATTCTAACCGCCAGCCGAAAAGCAAGTGCAGGATCAACCCTGTTCGATTGAAATAAGATAAAGGGCACAGTTAGGCCGAAATTTTTCAGATAAATTGCGCTGATTCACGCCAATGGTGGTCAAATACATCCTAATTTATGGATCTCCTAATCAATTTGAGAGGAAAACGATGCTTACCCAGATGGAATCCATGAATTATCAGCCTCTGATTCGACCCAATCATCTCTGTGGTCGATGGGCCGGAcgaggtgcccccccccccccgaaatcGCTTCCTAATCCTAGATGGGGAGAGAGGATAGATGCGGCGGAGGCGGCACGACTGCGGAGGAGGCGGCAAGAGTGCGGCGGAGGCGGCACGACGGCGGCAGAGGGGGCGGCGCGGAAGCGACTGGATCTGATTCAGGTTACATTGAGTTTCAGTTTCGCGGCCCCACTGGTTACCACGTAAGTCAAAATGTGGACTCCGCCCTACTCGGCCTCACTAGTCAGAATTAACGGTCAAGGCATTGACCCGACGGTAACGTCCGCTGTGACCAGTTCTGAGGGTTTCGCGCAAGGGAGTGGGAAAAAGTGAACAAAAGTTAAGAGCATGGGAATGAATGAGTAGAACTAACAAACCAGGGGCATATAGAAATAAAAATCCCTTTGATGTATGACGTTGTAGTCTTGTAGATGACCTAAAATGACAATTATTAGCTTTTTTTTTTTGCGTAGAGTTGCTGTGAGGCCATCTGAAAGGAGAGCAAGTCAAAAAATGACAGGAGACCGGGTAGTCCACCGCCGCCCCTGACCACACTCTCCCCGATCCGATCCGCCGGCGATGGCCGCCCCTCACCGTGCTTTCCCCGATCCGCCGCCGATGGCCGCCTTCCGTTCTGGCCGACACGCTGCCCACCTCCGCCTGGCCGTACCACCGCGGCTCGCCGCCCACCCTTCCTTCCGCTTCCCCACCACGCCCCTCCCCACCCCATCCAAgacgcgcctccccgccgccggcgccgcttcTCCCTACGCCGCCGCGCTCCTGCGCATCCTCGCGCTCCACTCCCTCTTCCTTCTCGCGCCCGCCGCCCGAGCGCTCCCCTCCCTGCCCCACCTCTTCCTGCTTCCGCCGGTCCTCGCCATCATCTCCGCCGTCGCCATCCTCCTCATCCCCTCCAAGAGCCAACCCCACCCCTTCCCGGCGCTCCGCCACCTCTTCCGTCCCGCCCTCCTGCTAGCGGCGTCCCTTCTCCTCCGACTCGCCTCCCTCCACCTCATCACCGACCCCGGTCTCATCGTCCTCGCAGATTCCGCCGGCGCGTTGCTCGCCCGCGCCCTCAACCGTCCCTCCCGCCGCCGCGTGATCTCCGTCGCTGCCGCCTCCGTTTCGCTCGCGGCCGCATCACCTTCCCACTCCGTGCTTCTTCTCGTGCTCCCCTTTGCTTCCGGCCTCCTCTCCTCGGTCGAGCACTCTGTATCTGCGCGACATGTCACCCGCAGCCGCCACGCCCGTGCGGCCGTTTTTGCCCTCGCCGCCACCTTCCTCTCGGCGCCGGCACTTGCGGGCCTCTTCTTTCTTGGTGGCACTGACACCAGCGATGGTGTCCCGATTGGCCAGCTCTGGTGGCTGCTCCTTAATGCCGCTGTCTTTGGCATGGCCTTGGGGCGACGGCAAGCCTAcgacagcagtagcagtagcagcagaCCAAGCATGAATTTTGCAATGACCTTTGTGTGCACTATTGTTCTGGAGCTGGTGTACTACCCAAAGCTGTCGTTGCCGGGCTTCTTAATTTGTGGGTTCGTCTTGTGGATCGCCAGCAGGGAGCTGACTTCTTCAGGATATGTTGAGCTTGGGAGCACTGACGAGTCGGTGTATGAGGCTGTCATGGGGCCAGTCCGGCATATCCTTAGTGAACGCAAATCCAGGAAGATTGCTGCTTTTCTGTTGATCAACACAGCTTACATGTTTGTTGAGTTCGCCAGCGGTTTCATGAGCGATAGCCTTGGGCTGCTCTCTGACGCTTGCCATATGTTGTTTGATTGTGCTGCTCTGGCAATTGGGCTATATGCATCGTACATTGCGAGGCTACCTGCAAATGGATTGTATAACTATGGAAGGGGCAGGTTCGAGGTGCTATCTGGGTATGTTAATGCAGTGTTCTTGGTGCTT
This window harbors:
- the LOC119353569 gene encoding uncharacterized protein LOC119353569, with the translated sequence MAAPHRAFPDPPPMAAFRSGRHAAHLRLAVPPRLAAHPSFRFPTTPLPTPSKTRLPAAGAASPYAAALLRILALHSLFLLAPAARALPSLPHLFLLPPVLAIISAVAILLIPSKSQPHPFPALRHLFRPALLLAASLLLRLASLHLITDPGLIVLADSAGALLARALNRPSRRRVISVAAASVSLAAASPSHSVLLLVLPFASGLLSSVEHSVSARHVTRSRHARAAVFALAATFLSAPALAGLFFLGGTDTSDGVPIGQLWWLLLNAAVFGMALGRRQAYDSSSSSSRPSMNFAMTFVCTIVLELVYYPKLSLPGFLICGFVLWIASRELTSSGYVELGSTDESVYEAVMGPVRHILSERKSRKIAAFLLINTAYMFVEFASGFMSDSLGLLSDACHMLFDCAALAIGLYASYIARLPANGLYNYGRGRFEVLSGYVNAVFLVLVGALIVLESFERILEPREISTSSLLAVSVGGLFVNIIGLVFFHEEHHHAHGGSCSHSHSHSHNHGHEDHHHHHDHVHQTADHEKTCSGHHGDTNKSHHQNHQHDSNNAENHHQHNHGCSHKHGHNGHMEHHQQGVDQAHQDCSSISSEQGLLEIPLINVHSHGAESQSCNGEVESPEIGNHGKTASRRHIDHNMEGIFLHVLADTMGSVGVVISTLLIKYKGWLIADPICSVFISIMIVASVLPLLRNSAEILLQRVPRSHEKDFEAALDDVKKINGVIGVHNVHLWNLTNTDIVGTFHLHISAEADKSVTRESASRIFQEAGVQDLTIQIECVER